Within Bacillota bacterium, the genomic segment GGCATGCTCCTCGCCGACATGGGCGCGGAGGTCATACATGTGGAGCGGCCCGAGATTGGCGACGAATCTCGCAGCTTCGCGCCGTTCATCGACGGGGTTGGCACCTGCTATCTGGCTTCAAACCGCAACAAGAAGGGGATCACGCTCAATCTCAAGACCGAGCGCGGCGTTGAGCTCTTCAAGGAGCTTGCCAAGGTGTCCGACATCGTGGTCGAGAACAACCGGCCCGGAACAATGGAGCGATTCGGCATCGGGTACGATGTCCTTTCCCGGATCAACCCTGGGCTCATTCTTACCTCGGTGTCCGGTTTCGGGCAGACCGGGCCGTACTCGCAACGGGTGGCGTACGATCTGGTGGCCCAGGCGATGGGAGGACTGATGAGTTTCACGGGCTACCCCGATTCGCCACCTACCCGCACCGGGAACGCCATGGGAGACTTCCTCGGCGGCCTGTTCGCTACCGTGGGCACGCTTGCCGCTTTGCACTACAGGGAGAAGACGGGGAAGGGGCAGTGGGTGGACGCTGCAATGGTAGATGCCGTTGTGGCGGTCCTGGAAAACGCCATCACGAACTACATGGGCCTTGGTGAAGTCTTGCAGCGTAACGGCAGCCGGATACGGGGAAACGCCCCGTACAACTGTTACAAGGCAAGGGATGGGTGGGTGGTAATCGGCGTGTCCGGCGACATAGTCTGGCCCAGGCTTGCGAAGGCGATGGGCAGGGAGGACATGACCACGGATCCCCGGTTCTCACGCGTGGAGGCCCGAGTGAAGAACGTGGACCAGGTTGATGCCATAGTCGGGGAGTGGACGGCCGGACAGCTAACTAGCGACATAGTGTCGATCCTTGAGAAGGCCGGGGTTCCATGTGCCCCGGTGTTGGGCATTGATCAGGTCGTGAGGGACCCACACGTTCAGGCCCGCGAGATGGTGGTGAAGGTGGACTATCCAGGTATTCCTCCGGTGTACCTGAGCGGCATCTGCCCGAAACTGTCTCTCACGCCCGGGACGGTGGATTCCCCACCGCCCACCCTCGGCCAACACAATGAGGAAATATACTGTGGACTGCTCGGGCTCGATAGGTCGGAGCTGGAGGAGCTCAAGGCTCAAGGAGTCATTTGAGAGGGGAGCACTCCAGTTCGAGGAGGTCCGCTCATGCTCGTAGGCTTCAGTGTACCGGGCTTGAGAGGACGCTGGAGGGCTGGTGGTTTATCGGCTATCAGGTTTTCGGCTGCGATGAGACTCACGGCCGAGCAGGGCTCTGGGGAAGGAGGGAGAGATGAGCGATGGCTCACCCTGCCATCCCTGATGCGTCGCTCTTCACCGGGATGCAGCGAGGGGAGGGGGGACGCTGCCGGCGGTGCGTGGGGATGCGAGGAAGGAGTGGCAACCTCAGCCAGATCCAGAACCAGCAAGACATCTGAGCCGACAGGAGGGATAAGCAGTGAGAAGAACGGGTAGTGGCAGGGTTGGCTTGCTTGTTGCGCTCCTTGTCGTCTTGGTGGCATCGATGTCCCTTGGGAGTGTTTTTGCAGCGTCCGGTGATTACCCTACCAAGCCGATTCAGGTGGTGGTCGGCTGGGGTGCAGGCGGAATAACCGACCGCAGCGCGCGCGGGGTCGCACCTGTCGCCGAGAAGTTCCTCGGGCAGCCGTGGGTGGTGACTAACATGCCCGGAGCAGCTGGCGCGATAGGGGCGGCACATGTGCTGAGGCAGAATCCCGACGGTTACACACTTCTCTTCGGTTCGGAGACCATGTCCATTTGGCAGTTGATGGGCCTCTCTGAGTACAGCTACAAGGACTTCGAGCCAATAATGCTGTGTACTCAAGGTGTGCCTGCCATCGCGGTGAATGCGTCAAGGCCCTGGCGGACCGTTCAGGAGTTTGTCGAGTACGCCAAGGCAAACCCCAGAAAGATCAAACTCGGGATCGCCGGCCCGGCCACCACGGGAGCCGTGGCAGCAGCGATACTGCACAAATGCCTGGGGACCGAGCTATCGAACATAGCCTTTGAGGGAGGAGGTCCCGCAGTAACTGCTGCCCTGGGTGGTCACGTGGATGTCGTCATGGAGAACCTGCCTGACGTGGTTGAGCATCACAAAGCTGGTAAGCTGCGTATTCTGGCGATCTTCGACAACGAACGCATGGAGACGCTCCCGGACGTTCCCGCTCTGGGTGAAATATACGCGGGAACTAGGAACTACCTCCCCTACGGGCCGTACTTCGGGTTGTTCGCGCCGAAGGGTGTCCCTGCTGCCGTGGTATCCACTCTGACTGACGCGATGAAGAAGACGGTCGCGGATCCCAGGTGGCAGCAGTATGTGCGTGACGGGTATTTTCGGTCCCTAGCTCTGTCCGGAGAAGAGGCGCGGAAGTACCTGGACGAGTGGACCGCACAGACGGCATGGCTCATCTACGATCTGGGAGTGGCAAAGAAATCTCCTGAAGAACTCGGTATTCCCAAGCCCTGACAGCATCCGGCGACTGTATCGACCTCACGGGCGGGCGCCGTGCCCCGGGGCACACGCCTGCCCGGCGGTGCCGGAACCCGAGCCGCTGTCTCCCGAAGGGGGACTGATGTCTTGTGCGGATGAGGTGGCCTGGCGGGAACGCGACGGACTACGTGAGCGCACTCGTTTTTGCCGCAGTCGGGGTAACGCTGCTGATAGGCGCGGCACGCCAACCCGACTTCGGAGTGTCGAACCAGTCTCCCGGAGTCTTTCCCGCGGTAGTCGGCGCCATCACGATTCTGGCCAGTCTGTCTCTGGCCGTGGAGACGGCCCGGAGAAGCGCGGACCGCAGACGCGCTGATGATAAGAGCGTCGACGGCGAGAGTCCGGTCAATAGGGACACGGACGTCCCGGCGACCAGTCCCGGCCGGTTTTTCGGCGTGGTCGCTGCGATCCTCGCCTACGTGTTGTTGCTGAGGCGCGTCCACTTCGCACCGGCAAGTTTCATTTTCCTGGTCGCGCTGATGGTCGTGTTGAAGAGCGGGAGCGTCCTGAGGATCATCGTTATCTCGCTGTGCGCGGTGGTGGCGGTTCAGCTAGTGTTCGGCACGGCGTTCAGGGTGGTACTGCCGTGACACGTTGCGCGCCGCTGCGGTGAGGGGGTGATAGGCTTTGGCAGTCGGGTCGCTGCTTGCCAAGGCGATTCTCATACTGGTCTCGCCAAGGATGCTCTTTCTCGTCGTAGCGGGGGTGGCTGCAGGTATCGTTGTGGGCGCCCTGCCCGGGCTCTCCGTCACCATGGCGGTAGCTTTGTTGACGTCCCTCACGTTTGGCTGGGACATTCAGTCCGCACTGGTCCTCATGATATCGATATGGGTCGGCGGCTGCTACGGAGGCAGCAAATCGGCAGTGCTGCTCAACATTCCTGGCGCGCCCGCGGCTGTCGCGACAGGCTTTGACGGATATCCTCTGGCCAGACTGGGCGAGGCGGCATTTGGCATGGGCGTTGCCACTGTTGCCTCGTGCCTGGGAGGACTGTTTGGTACAGGGGTGCTTGCCGTTGCTGCTCCGGCCATCGCCGAGATCGGACTGAAGTTTGGGCCCCCCGAGTACTTCCTCCTCGTGATGTGGGGTCTTACCACGGTGGGAAGCCTCTCGGCCAAGTCTCTGTCCAAGGGACTCCTCAGTGCGTGCCTGGGGCTTGCTGTCTCCATGGTGGGCTTGGACACGATGTACGGTACGGGCCGGTTCACCTTCGGTAGCATTGAGC encodes:
- a CDS encoding CoA transferase, with translation MAEKALQGIRVIDFTRMLAGPFCGMLLADMGAEVIHVERPEIGDESRSFAPFIDGVGTCYLASNRNKKGITLNLKTERGVELFKELAKVSDIVVENNRPGTMERFGIGYDVLSRINPGLILTSVSGFGQTGPYSQRVAYDLVAQAMGGLMSFTGYPDSPPTRTGNAMGDFLGGLFATVGTLAALHYREKTGKGQWVDAAMVDAVVAVLENAITNYMGLGEVLQRNGSRIRGNAPYNCYKARDGWVVIGVSGDIVWPRLAKAMGREDMTTDPRFSRVEARVKNVDQVDAIVGEWTAGQLTSDIVSILEKAGVPCAPVLGIDQVVRDPHVQAREMVVKVDYPGIPPVYLSGICPKLSLTPGTVDSPPPTLGQHNEEIYCGLLGLDRSELEELKAQGVI
- a CDS encoding tripartite tricarboxylate transporter substrate binding protein, with the protein product MRRTGSGRVGLLVALLVVLVASMSLGSVFAASGDYPTKPIQVVVGWGAGGITDRSARGVAPVAEKFLGQPWVVTNMPGAAGAIGAAHVLRQNPDGYTLLFGSETMSIWQLMGLSEYSYKDFEPIMLCTQGVPAIAVNASRPWRTVQEFVEYAKANPRKIKLGIAGPATTGAVAAAILHKCLGTELSNIAFEGGGPAVTAALGGHVDVVMENLPDVVEHHKAGKLRILAIFDNERMETLPDVPALGEIYAGTRNYLPYGPYFGLFAPKGVPAAVVSTLTDAMKKTVADPRWQQYVRDGYFRSLALSGEEARKYLDEWTAQTAWLIYDLGVAKKSPEELGIPKP
- a CDS encoding tripartite tricarboxylate transporter TctB family protein; protein product: MRWPGGNATDYVSALVFAAVGVTLLIGAARQPDFGVSNQSPGVFPAVVGAITILASLSLAVETARRSADRRRADDKSVDGESPVNRDTDVPATSPGRFFGVVAAILAYVLLLRRVHFAPASFIFLVALMVVLKSGSVLRIIVISLCAVVAVQLVFGTAFRVVLP